A region from the Brachyspira hampsonii genome encodes:
- a CDS encoding chemotaxis protein CheX — MFDLDVVNAFSKGTVIILKSYFNSKVGKGDVRIYRNANHVGGVIVFVGITGDLSGRLMFNMNKATAFKLASALNMESITTIDDIFIATIKEFVNMVAGSAINDLSTKHIDLDMTPPAILMSEQMSMLEKENDKILSISYKTELGEIFMNLILFNQTN, encoded by the coding sequence ATGTTTGATTTAGATGTAGTAAATGCTTTCAGCAAAGGTACAGTAATTATATTAAAAAGTTATTTCAATTCAAAAGTTGGAAAAGGCGATGTAAGAATATACAGAAACGCAAATCATGTCGGAGGCGTTATAGTATTCGTAGGCATTACGGGAGATTTAAGCGGAAGACTTATGTTTAATATGAACAAAGCAACTGCTTTTAAATTAGCTTCAGCTCTTAATATGGAATCTATAACTACAATAGATGATATATTTATTGCAACTATCAAAGAATTTGTTAATATGGTTGCTGGAAGTGCTATTAATGATTTATCAACAAAACATATAGATTTGGATATGACTCCTCCTGCAATACTTATGAGTGAACAGATGTCCATGTTAGAAAAGGAAAACGATAAAATATTATCTATAAGTTATAAAACAGAATTAGGCGAAATATTTATGAACTTAATTTTATTTAATCAAACTAATTGA
- a CDS encoding SLBB domain-containing protein — protein sequence MRDRILCLSFTLLIFVFGIFINLFYKTNNTNNELISITVKGAVVNQGVYFCKYGISVSEVLEICGGMTELGYLPVGFDYNTPITNDTTINIQKRYSTIRKNYEEN from the coding sequence ATGAGAGATAGAATACTTTGTTTATCTTTTACATTATTGATATTTGTATTTGGTATATTTATAAATCTTTTTTATAAAACTAATAATACAAATAATGAATTAATTAGTATTACAGTAAAAGGGGCGGTTGTTAATCAGGGAGTATATTTTTGTAAATATGGCATCTCAGTATCTGAAGTTTTAGAAATTTGCGGAGGAATGACTGAGCTTGGATATTTGCCGGTTGGGTTTGATTATAATACGCCTATAACCAATGATACCACGATTAATATACAAAAAAGATATTCAACTATAAGAAAAAATTATGAAGAGAATTGA
- the pyrR gene encoding bifunctional pyr operon transcriptional regulator/uracil phosphoribosyltransferase PyrR codes for MRVLLKAEEYEKVLPRLAAEIIEKEDMEKLAIVGIRRRGDFLGIRLKKLLEEKIKKELPIGAIDINLYRDDLSSLSEFPEIKETDIPFDITGKTILLVDDVLYTGRTIRAALNALFDYGRPKKVSLLVLVDRFGRELPISANYVGLALNVPQDQYVSVRVKELEGEDLVLLKDRN; via the coding sequence ATGAGAGTTTTACTAAAAGCTGAAGAATATGAAAAAGTTCTCCCTAGACTTGCTGCGGAAATCATTGAAAAAGAAGATATGGAAAAGCTCGCTATTGTGGGTATAAGAAGAAGAGGCGATTTTTTAGGAATAAGATTAAAAAAACTTCTAGAAGAAAAAATAAAAAAAGAACTGCCTATTGGAGCAATAGATATTAATCTTTACAGAGATGATCTATCTTCTCTCTCTGAATTCCCAGAAATCAAAGAGACTGATATACCTTTTGATATTACAGGAAAAACTATACTTCTTGTTGATGATGTACTTTATACAGGAAGAACAATCAGAGCGGCTCTGAATGCTCTATTTGATTATGGTAGACCGAAAAAAGTATCTTTACTAGTTTTAGTTGATAGATTTGGAAGAGAACTTCCTATATCCGCAAATTATGTAGGACTTGCTCTTAATGTTCCTCAAGATCAATATGTATCTGTAAGAGTAAAGGAATTGGAAGGAGAGGATCTAGTTCTTCTAAAAGATAGAAATTAA
- a CDS encoding flagellar basal body-associated FliL family protein → MADEENLDLEEGEEEGEQAEAAPKKKFGLSPMIVKILMGIAAILVVALISGLIAFFVSKSVGKAAGVQGGVVDDMVKQPPPSIYRIDPEFNVNTADMDVARYVKVSIILTYTTNTKQLAVELPERFYMIRDRITTILSSYTYDQLRTNEGRDQLKADIKREINSMLRNGQIDGILFDNFLLS, encoded by the coding sequence ATGGCAGACGAAGAAAACTTAGACTTGGAAGAAGGCGAGGAAGAAGGAGAACAAGCCGAAGCTGCACCAAAGAAGAAATTTGGTTTAAGCCCTATGATTGTTAAAATCCTTATGGGAATTGCTGCCATTTTAGTTGTGGCTTTAATATCCGGGCTTATAGCATTTTTTGTATCTAAAAGTGTAGGAAAAGCTGCAGGAGTACAGGGCGGTGTTGTTGATGATATGGTAAAACAGCCACCACCATCAATCTATCGTATAGATCCAGAGTTTAATGTAAACACTGCAGATATGGATGTGGCAAGATATGTAAAAGTAAGTATTATATTAACTTATACTACTAATACTAAACAGCTTGCAGTAGAACTTCCAGAAAGATTCTATATGATAAGAGATAGAATTACAACTATACTTAGTTCTTATACTTATGATCAGTTGAGAACTAATGAGGGCAGAGATCAGTTAAAAGCTGATATTAAGCGGGAAATTAATAGTATGCTTAGAAATGGTCAAATAGATGGTATATTATTTGATAACTTCTTGTTAAGCTAA
- the fliM gene encoding flagellar motor switch protein FliM: protein MTEVLSQSEIDALLSAISSGESLDNIDTKRVEVEHRKIKIYDFKRPDKFSKDQIRTLQMMHENFARVTTTSLSAQLRTLVGIHVASVDQLTYEEFIRSVSNPSTLAIVSMDPLKGSSILEIDPSITFTIIDRLFGGPGESPKNLNRELTDIELSVMEGIIVRILGNLREAWSQVIDLRPRLGSIETNPQFAQMVSPNDMVVLITLETKVADVEGMMNFCIPYITIEPILSKFSAQYWYASIRRGSTSENLKIIKEKLQNIFVETSAELGSMQLPLSDILNLQKGDVVKFTDTKITDPVIFKIGNRKKFLCRPGISGSRMAVQLTGVMDGEADITEDDLLKEED, encoded by the coding sequence ATGACAGAAGTATTGTCACAAAGCGAAATAGATGCGTTGTTAAGTGCTATATCATCTGGTGAAAGTTTAGATAATATTGATACTAAACGTGTAGAAGTAGAGCATAGAAAGATAAAGATATACGACTTTAAACGTCCCGATAAGTTTTCAAAAGACCAAATCAGAACGCTTCAGATGATGCATGAAAACTTTGCTCGTGTAACTACAACTTCATTATCAGCACAATTGAGAACTTTGGTAGGTATTCACGTAGCAAGTGTAGATCAGCTTACTTATGAAGAGTTTATAAGAAGTGTTAGTAATCCTTCTACTTTGGCTATTGTAAGTATGGATCCTTTGAAAGGAAGTTCCATATTAGAGATTGACCCATCTATTACTTTTACTATTATTGATAGATTATTTGGGGGACCTGGTGAAAGTCCTAAGAATTTAAATAGAGAGCTTACAGATATTGAGTTATCAGTTATGGAAGGTATTATAGTAAGAATACTAGGTAACTTAAGGGAGGCTTGGTCTCAGGTAATAGATTTAAGACCTCGTTTGGGTTCTATAGAAACTAACCCTCAGTTTGCTCAGATGGTTAGCCCTAATGATATGGTTGTACTTATTACTTTGGAAACTAAGGTAGCTGATGTGGAAGGTATGATGAATTTTTGTATACCGTATATTACTATTGAGCCTATACTTTCTAAGTTTTCAGCTCAGTATTGGTATGCATCTATTAGAAGAGGAAGCACTAGCGAAAATTTAAAGATAATAAAAGAAAAATTACAAAATATATTTGTTGAAACTTCGGCGGAACTTGGATCTATGCAATTACCGCTATCAGACATTCTCAATCTTCAGAAAGGCGATGTTGTTAAATTTACTGATACTAAGATTACAGATCCTGTCATATTCAAGATAGGAAACAGAAAGAAATTCTTATGCCGTCCTGGTATATCAGGAAGCAGAATGGCTGTACAGCTTACAGGTGTTATGGATGGAGAGGCTGATATAACCGAAGACGATTTATTAAAAGAGGAGGATTAA
- the fliN gene encoding flagellar motor switch protein FliN: MMSDGALSQDEIEALLKGADDAFGSDASKASGNGGGNVDKQLFNEAAKMIAENQAFSLSSISTKTVSITNITTTVGDVNNLHQMLSGKMIEAKVGYTGSITGNVYYFMGENEALIVASLMMGQKEAALNDMVAQVLKEAFSQMVGVSDSALSSRFGGSFTNSPIETSILEDAFSINIPGPLAIVSGSLSIEGEVENAPYVFALELPLLQSLLGSASSNTAAPASGGNTPNAGAANNSMSGLVDNQAFDSGPQLGVQHAEFNSLMPASDVQGTGNIGLLMDVTMNMTVELGRATMTIRDILGLGEGSIIELQKLAGEPVDLLVNGKLIAKGEVVVIDENFGVRVTDIINPMDRLTNKPR; the protein is encoded by the coding sequence ATGATGAGTGACGGTGCATTATCTCAAGACGAAATAGAAGCTTTGCTAAAAGGTGCCGATGATGCTTTTGGAAGCGATGCTTCTAAGGCATCTGGTAATGGCGGCGGTAATGTAGATAAACAACTTTTTAATGAAGCTGCTAAAATGATAGCTGAAAATCAAGCCTTTTCACTATCATCTATTTCTACTAAGACTGTATCCATTACTAATATTACAACTACAGTTGGCGATGTTAATAATTTACATCAAATGCTTTCTGGTAAAATGATAGAGGCTAAGGTTGGTTATACAGGTTCTATCACAGGAAATGTTTACTACTTCATGGGGGAAAATGAGGCTTTAATAGTTGCTTCTCTTATGATGGGACAAAAAGAAGCTGCTTTAAATGATATGGTAGCTCAGGTACTAAAAGAGGCTTTCTCCCAAATGGTTGGAGTTTCTGACAGTGCTTTATCATCAAGATTTGGAGGAAGTTTTACTAACTCTCCTATAGAAACTTCTATATTAGAAGATGCTTTCAGTATTAATATACCGGGTCCTTTAGCTATAGTAAGCGGTTCGCTTTCTATTGAAGGAGAAGTGGAAAATGCTCCTTATGTATTTGCTTTAGAACTGCCTTTATTACAAAGCCTTTTAGGTTCTGCCTCTAGTAATACTGCTGCTCCTGCTTCCGGAGGAAATACACCAAATGCCGGAGCTGCTAATAATTCTATGTCAGGACTTGTAGATAATCAAGCATTTGATTCAGGTCCTCAATTAGGTGTGCAGCATGCTGAGTTTAACTCTCTAATGCCTGCTTCTGATGTACAGGGAACAGGAAATATCGGTCTGCTCATGGATGTAACCATGAATATGACTGTAGAGCTTGGAAGAGCTACTATGACTATTAGAGATATATTGGGACTTGGCGAAGGTTCTATTATAGAGCTTCAGAAATTAGCTGGTGAGCCTGTAGATTTGCTTGTTAATGGTAAGTTAATAGCAAAAGGTGAGGTTGTAGTTATAGATGAAAACTTCGGTGTTCGTGTTACTGATATTATTAACCCTATGGACAGACTTACTAATAAACCTAGATAA
- a CDS encoding M20 metallopeptidase family protein, with protein MQDNIISENVLSSMKDFLIDLRRDLHAHPELGFQEFRTSEKISSILDSFNIKYKNKVAETGIVADIEGEDKNFTIAFRADMDALPMEDKKNCSYSSQNKGKCHSCGHDVHTAVLTGIAKYFSEIKPPCNIRLIYQPAEETTGGALPMINEHALDNVNVIYGLHVRPEINVGQISITYGAMYASSNMFEVHIHGKSAHGAKSYNGIDAIVIAAHIITQLHTFTSVFTDGSMRLHIGTINGGSANNVVADNVKMEGIIRMLCDDDTRNKRLNMIENIIKNTAKSFNADAEFVNIPSYPALINHDDAVNIVKNSAESFLTKENCLLEKSNMTAEDFSYYLQRVKGAFFSLGVSNEKINVPIHNGLFDIDENAINIGVKMQLLNVYNTYKNKDKFIK; from the coding sequence ATGCAGGACAATATAATATCAGAAAATGTTCTTTCATCTATGAAGGATTTTTTAATAGATTTAAGAAGGGATTTACATGCTCACCCTGAACTTGGATTTCAGGAGTTTAGGACATCAGAGAAAATTTCTTCTATACTTGATTCATTTAATATAAAGTATAAAAATAAGGTTGCTGAAACAGGTATAGTAGCAGATATAGAAGGCGAGGATAAAAATTTCACTATAGCTTTTAGGGCTGATATGGATGCTTTGCCTATGGAGGATAAAAAAAATTGTTCTTATTCATCACAGAATAAGGGTAAATGTCATTCCTGCGGACATGATGTTCATACTGCGGTACTCACAGGTATAGCAAAATATTTTTCTGAGATAAAGCCGCCTTGTAATATTAGGCTTATATATCAGCCGGCAGAAGAGACTACAGGCGGAGCTTTGCCTATGATAAATGAACATGCTTTAGATAATGTTAATGTTATTTATGGGCTTCATGTTCGTCCTGAAATAAATGTCGGACAGATAAGCATCACTTATGGGGCTATGTATGCTAGTTCTAATATGTTTGAAGTGCATATACATGGAAAATCAGCACATGGGGCTAAATCATATAATGGCATAGATGCTATAGTAATTGCGGCACATATTATAACTCAGCTTCATACTTTTACTTCAGTATTTACAGATGGGAGTATGAGGCTTCATATAGGTACTATAAATGGAGGAAGTGCTAATAATGTAGTAGCTGATAATGTTAAGATGGAAGGTATTATTAGAATGTTATGCGATGATGATACAAGAAATAAAAGGCTAAACATGATAGAAAATATTATAAAAAATACTGCAAAAAGTTTTAATGCTGATGCGGAGTTTGTGAATATTCCTTCTTATCCTGCTTTAATCAATCATGATGATGCTGTTAATATAGTGAAAAATTCTGCTGAATCTTTTTTAACTAAAGAAAATTGTCTGCTTGAAAAATCTAATATGACAGCTGAAGATTTTAGTTATTATCTTCAAAGGGTAAAAGGAGCTTTTTTTAGTTTGGGAGTATCAAATGAAAAAATCAATGTTCCTATTCATAATGGTTTGTTTGACATAGATGAAAATGCAATTAATATAGGTGTAAAAATGCAGCTATTAAATGTTTATAATACATATAAAAATAAGGATAAGTTTATAAAGTAA
- the dapA gene encoding 4-hydroxy-tetrahydrodipicolinate synthase, whose product MSLFEGAGVALITPFTEDNQINYEKLEELIEFQIANKTDAIIAAGTTAESSTLTAEERMQVIKFCIERTKKRTLVIAGTGTNNTASAVEFSKKSYEYGADMVMAVTPYYNKGNESGIIDYYTKIANSVKCPVIIYNVPSRTGVKLSLNVIKTLSEVSNIQGIKEASGDISYVADIANIAPNLDLYSGNDDMVTPMMALGAKGVISVTSNIIPRENHDMVMNFLNGNVNEAIKAQIKYIDFIRAMFIETNPAPIKEAMNIMGFGVGECRSPLGPLSDKNREHIKNIINKYGLKK is encoded by the coding sequence ATGTCATTATTTGAAGGAGCAGGTGTAGCTTTAATAACACCATTTACGGAAGATAATCAAATTAATTATGAGAAATTAGAAGAGTTAATTGAGTTTCAAATAGCGAATAAAACAGATGCTATAATTGCCGCAGGTACTACAGCAGAAAGTTCAACTCTTACAGCTGAAGAAAGAATGCAGGTTATTAAATTTTGTATAGAGCGTACAAAAAAAAGAACTTTAGTAATAGCTGGTACAGGAACTAATAATACAGCATCTGCAGTAGAGTTCAGTAAAAAGTCTTATGAATATGGTGCTGATATGGTAATGGCAGTTACTCCGTATTATAATAAGGGTAATGAAAGCGGTATTATTGATTATTATACCAAAATAGCGAATAGTGTTAAATGTCCTGTGATTATATATAATGTTCCTTCAAGAACGGGAGTGAAATTATCTCTTAATGTTATAAAAACATTATCTGAGGTTTCCAATATTCAAGGAATTAAGGAGGCTAGCGGAGATATTAGTTATGTGGCAGATATTGCTAATATTGCTCCAAATTTAGATTTATATTCTGGAAATGATGACATGGTAACTCCTATGATGGCTTTAGGTGCTAAGGGAGTTATATCTGTTACAAGTAATATTATTCCTAGAGAAAATCATGATATGGTTATGAATTTTCTTAATGGAAATGTAAATGAAGCTATTAAGGCTCAGATTAAATATATAGATTTTATAAGGGCTATGTTTATAGAAACCAATCCTGCCCCTATAAAAGAGGCTATGAATATTATGGGTTTTGGTGTAGGAGAATGCCGTTCTCCATTAGGTCCTTTAAGTGATAAAAATAGAGAGCATATAAAAAATATTATAAATAAATACGGCTTAAAAAAATAA
- the dapB gene encoding 4-hydroxy-tetrahydrodipicolinate reductase, whose translation MKVLIHGTGVMSSILKEVIEEEGEFEISGFVDDFTNEKGDMIIDFSHFSRLPAMIDYSLANNIPMVICTTGYDETMLAKIVEASMQVPIVLSSNTCIGINLMNEVVAKIAPQLRNFDIEIIETHHNRKVDSPSGTAKSLFNIINDALDNEMFLVSGRNGLHVRDKKEIGMHSVRGGSVVGEHSVIFYGDDEIIEIKHSSTSRRIFANGAIKAAKFLIGKKPGLYRMKEVLS comes from the coding sequence ATGAAAGTATTAATACATGGAACAGGAGTTATGAGCTCAATCTTAAAAGAAGTTATAGAAGAAGAGGGCGAATTTGAAATATCAGGTTTTGTTGATGATTTTACAAATGAAAAAGGAGATATGATTATAGATTTTTCTCATTTTTCAAGACTTCCTGCTATGATAGATTACAGTTTGGCAAATAATATACCTATGGTTATATGTACTACAGGTTATGATGAGACTATGCTTGCAAAAATTGTAGAAGCTTCTATGCAGGTTCCTATAGTATTGTCATCTAATACTTGTATAGGAATAAATCTTATGAATGAAGTTGTTGCAAAAATAGCTCCTCAGCTTAGGAATTTTGACATTGAAATTATTGAAACACATCATAATAGGAAAGTTGACTCCCCAAGCGGAACAGCTAAGAGTTTATTCAATATTATTAATGATGCTTTGGATAATGAAATGTTTTTAGTTAGCGGCAGAAATGGTCTTCATGTAAGAGATAAAAAAGAAATAGGTATGCATTCTGTAAGAGGCGGCTCTGTTGTAGGAGAACATAGTGTTATTTTTTATGGAGATGATGAGATTATAGAAATAAAACACTCTTCTACTTCCAGAAGAATTTTTGCTAATGGTGCTATTAAAGCTGCTAAATTCCTTATTGGTAAGAAACCGGGACTTTATAGAATGAAAGAGGTTTTATCATAA
- the dapD gene encoding 2,3,4,5-tetrahydropyridine-2,6-dicarboxylate N-acetyltransferase: protein MDMLEKSEDIIAYIKNSKKKTPVKIYIKGNLDKIKTNAKVFSSGEFHFAVGDYEDIKAILEEYKDSIKDYYLENDRRNSGVPTLDYFNVNARIEPGAIIRDKVTIGNNAVIMMGAIINIGAEVGEGTMIDMGAVLGGRAIVGKNCHVGAGAVLAGVIEPPSAKPVIVEDNVVIGANAVIIEGVHIGKNAVIGAGAVVIEDVEENQVVAGNPAKVVKTKDDKTADKTKLVDDLRK, encoded by the coding sequence ATGGATATGTTAGAAAAGTCAGAAGATATTATTGCATATATTAAAAATTCTAAGAAGAAGACACCTGTTAAAATATATATAAAAGGAAATTTAGATAAAATAAAAACTAATGCTAAAGTATTTTCTTCAGGAGAATTTCATTTTGCAGTAGGAGATTATGAAGATATAAAAGCTATATTAGAAGAATATAAAGACTCAATAAAAGATTACTACTTGGAAAATGACAGAAGAAACTCAGGCGTACCTACTTTAGATTATTTTAATGTTAACGCTAGAATTGAACCGGGTGCTATAATAAGAGATAAAGTTACAATTGGTAATAATGCTGTTATTATGATGGGAGCTATTATCAATATTGGTGCTGAAGTAGGCGAGGGTACTATGATAGATATGGGAGCTGTCTTGGGCGGACGAGCTATTGTAGGAAAGAATTGCCATGTGGGTGCTGGGGCTGTACTTGCCGGTGTTATTGAGCCTCCTTCTGCTAAACCTGTTATTGTAGAAGACAATGTTGTAATAGGGGCTAATGCTGTTATTATTGAGGGAGTTCATATTGGAAAGAATGCTGTTATAGGGGCTGGGGCTGTTGTTATAGAAGATGTTGAAGAAAATCAGGTGGTTGCTGGTAACCCTGCCAAAGTAGTAAAAACTAAAGATGATAAAACTGCTGATAAAACTAAATTGGTAGATGATTTAAGAAAATAA
- a CDS encoding pyridoxal phosphate-dependent aminotransferase, protein MELNKNILQVPYSLIRELTEKAQKKENSIMLTIGEPDLQPPKEFIDYACEFAKTHRLGYTHSGGSEHLRGLVANHYNKYYGSDIKADNVTMHIGSMEGISSIFRTILNIDDEVIIPTPFFSPYEQAVKLSYGKCVFLDTRADHLVIKPEAIDKVITNKTKAILFSNPGNPSGYMLKKEEMDELVKYFEKKDIFIIADEIYSAISFYPFTSFASYPSIKDKVIVLNGFSKSHSMTGWRIGYSISPEYVRKCLVNASFNNVGSMVTVSCALAEFALEKYPVIESFRDIYKERAFFLAKELTDMGFDVIEPRGAFYLFVGYEKFSKEPSLDFAIRLLDETGVAVVPGIAFGSENYFRIALTQDIPILKEAAKKIREFVHK, encoded by the coding sequence ATGGAACTCAATAAAAATATACTTCAAGTACCATATTCACTTATAAGAGAACTCACAGAAAAAGCACAAAAGAAAGAAAATTCTATAATGCTTACAATAGGGGAGCCTGATTTACAGCCTCCTAAAGAGTTTATTGATTATGCCTGCGAATTCGCTAAAACTCATAGATTAGGCTATACTCATTCTGGAGGAAGCGAGCATTTAAGGGGATTGGTTGCTAATCATTATAATAAATACTATGGCTCAGATATTAAAGCTGATAATGTTACTATGCATATTGGTTCTATGGAAGGTATTTCTTCTATATTTAGAACTATTTTAAATATAGATGATGAAGTTATAATACCTACTCCTTTTTTCTCTCCTTATGAACAGGCTGTAAAACTTTCTTATGGTAAATGTGTATTTTTAGATACTAGAGCAGATCATCTTGTAATTAAACCTGAAGCAATAGATAAGGTTATAACAAATAAAACTAAGGCTATACTTTTCAGCAATCCCGGCAATCCTTCCGGATATATGCTTAAAAAAGAAGAGATGGATGAGCTTGTTAAATATTTTGAGAAAAAAGATATATTTATAATAGCTGATGAGATATATTCGGCTATATCATTTTATCCTTTTACTTCATTTGCTTCTTATCCTTCTATAAAGGATAAAGTTATAGTTCTTAATGGTTTTTCAAAATCTCATTCTATGACAGGATGGAGAATAGGGTATAGTATTTCTCCTGAATATGTTAGAAAATGTTTAGTTAATGCTAGTTTCAATAATGTTGGAAGTATGGTTACTGTTTCTTGTGCACTTGCTGAGTTTGCTTTAGAGAAATATCCTGTTATAGAGAGTTTCAGAGATATTTATAAAGAAAGGGCTTTCTTTTTGGCTAAAGAGTTAACTGATATGGGATTTGATGTTATAGAGCCTAGAGGGGCATTTTATTTATTTGTAGGATATGAGAAATTTTCTAAAGAACCTTCTCTTGATTTTGCTATAAGGTTATTAGATGAGACAGGTGTTGCTGTAGTGCCAGGAATTGCTTTCGGAAGTGAAAATTACTTTAGAATAGCTTTGACTCAGGATATACCTATATTGAAAGAAGCTGCTAAAAAAATTAGAGAATTCGTACATAAATAA
- a CDS encoding SWIM zinc finger family protein, with protein MTEKIKNLKQYINEKFLLTLTNKGIYNRSVKDIDNIINNSPDKIQFEEAEDKIKVTIDMGEKIEVILNDEDIKSSKCSCPSKDICKHIIMSLLYINNIENKEEDKKIENNNNTEIEIKEENNIFDEVKNITYDEIKKSSTKRNFEYALDRFNDDIEAYIEEKAMLEINIPEENVIIYFPKKDSIKKSVCSCKDSSLCSHKIIAILKYKQMYNSLEELTEENKEIDENILKFSKEFIENIFEKGFYSCSEKDFDIAEQISIKLQVKNMPELAKMLRSIADSIDSMINKHASFNKLFSFATLLRLYNTIKNIEKAKQNNDNKTVKLLTGEIRSKYINRKSGELVGLGAYPWISSTGYLGASAYLYNLNTKKLSLFSYVIPTFYDNAKISYDDVRSNYRKKIHFENNISIEEISKYKIKFINYKVNNEERISSSKFTSVILNDRINYTLLKDIKESKNNEELFAETYNDIKNINFRYDYFNKNDMSKIIIAEFQIIENQEFDKIKQILYFDIINKYKEDEEERLTLNIKYTSIHSNGIKYIMNYKNSNVDKNRFIVLEKTKYYIRPISIINANAVINIFFDN; from the coding sequence ATGACTGAAAAAATTAAAAACTTAAAACAGTATATCAATGAGAAATTTCTTCTTACTCTCACAAATAAAGGTATATATAATAGGTCGGTAAAAGATATTGATAATATTATAAATAATAGCCCTGATAAAATACAGTTTGAAGAAGCCGAAGACAAAATAAAAGTTACGATAGATATGGGTGAAAAAATAGAAGTAATACTTAATGATGAAGATATCAAATCGAGTAAATGTTCCTGTCCTTCAAAAGATATATGCAAACATATTATAATGTCGCTTCTTTATATAAATAATATTGAAAATAAAGAGGAAGATAAAAAGATTGAAAATAATAATAATACAGAAATTGAAATAAAAGAAGAAAATAATATATTTGATGAAGTAAAAAATATCACCTATGATGAAATAAAAAAATCAAGTACAAAAAGAAATTTTGAATATGCATTAGATAGATTTAATGATGATATTGAAGCGTATATAGAAGAAAAAGCAATGCTTGAAATAAATATACCTGAAGAAAATGTGATTATTTATTTTCCGAAAAAAGACAGCATTAAAAAGTCTGTATGTTCCTGTAAAGACTCTTCTTTATGTTCTCATAAAATAATAGCAATACTTAAATACAAGCAAATGTATAATTCATTAGAAGAACTTACAGAAGAAAATAAAGAAATAGATGAAAATATTTTAAAATTTTCAAAAGAGTTCATAGAAAATATTTTTGAAAAAGGATTTTATTCATGCAGTGAAAAAGATTTTGATATTGCAGAACAAATAAGTATAAAACTTCAAGTAAAAAATATGCCTGAACTAGCAAAAATGCTTAGAAGTATCGCTGACAGTATTGATTCTATGATAAATAAGCATGCTTCATTTAATAAATTATTTTCTTTTGCTACACTTTTAAGACTTTATAATACAATAAAAAATATAGAAAAAGCAAAACAAAATAATGATAATAAAACTGTAAAACTGCTTACAGGAGAAATAAGAAGCAAATATATAAATAGAAAAAGTGGAGAATTAGTGGGCTTAGGTGCTTATCCTTGGATTTCTTCTACAGGATATTTGGGAGCAAGTGCTTATTTATATAATTTAAATACTAAAAAATTATCACTCTTTTCTTATGTTATACCTACATTTTATGATAATGCTAAAATTTCTTATGATGATGTAAGAAGTAATTACAGAAAAAAAATTCATTTTGAAAATAATATATCTATAGAAGAAATTTCTAAATATAAAATTAAATTCATAAATTATAAAGTTAACAATGAAGAGAGAATATCATCAAGTAAATTTACCTCAGTTATCTTAAATGATAGAATCAATTATACATTATTAAAAGATATAAAAGAATCAAAAAATAATGAAGAACTATTTGCAGAAACATATAATGATATAAAAAATATAAATTTTAGATATGATTATTTCAATAAGAATGATATGTCAAAAATAATAATAGCAGAATTTCAAATAATAGAAAATCAAGAGTTTGATAAAATAAAGCAAATACTTTACTTTGATATCATAAATAAATATAAAGAAGATGAAGAAGAAAGATTAACTTTAAATATAAAATACACATCAATTCATTCAAATGGAATCAAATATATCATGAATTATAAAAATTCAAATGTAGATAAAAATAGATTCATAGTATTAGAAAAAACTAAATATTATATAAGACCTATAAGTATAATAAATGCTAATGCCGTTATAAATATATTTTTTGATAATTAA